In Catenulispora sp. EB89, the genomic window CCCGGGATCGGTGCCGCCATGGAAAGGTCCCATGCGGCGCAGTCTGCCAGGCGACCGACCAGGGCCGCGACGGCGTCGAGCTGTTCCCGCTGGGCGGACAGGCCGATCGCGCCGAGGCGGAGCACCAGGTGGCGTGCCCCGGCGGCGACGTAGCCGCCGAGCCCGGCCGTCACCTGCTCGGCGGTGCCGGTGACGACGGCCTGGATGGTCTCCAGGTCGGCGAGCGGCATGCCGTAGTTGGCCCGGGAGTAGCGGTCGAGCTGCGCGCGCCCCGCCGCCTCGTCGGTGTCGACGCGCACCGTCACGAACAGCGCCGGGGTGACGGCCTCGGCCGAGCGGCCTTCCCGGAGCGCGGTCTCGCGGATCGTCGCCAGACCACTGCGATAGTCGGCGGGATCCGGCGGGTAGGGCAGCCAGCCGTCGTAGAGCTTGGCCGTGCGCGCCAGGGCCGCAGGCGTCGCGCCGCCCAACCAGATCGGTGGTCCTCCGGCACGGAACGGCTTCGTCGCCGGCGGCAGGTCGTC contains:
- a CDS encoding LLM class flavin-dependent oxidoreductase produces the protein MDIGVLLPTGEAQWESGDDPRDVVALAVRAEQLGFSSLFVNDSLISPRVEALTMLAALAPATERVTLGTGALLPFLRRPVQAAQSLASIDLLSGGRLAVAVGAGFPGRFGQPMYTLSELPWERRFRRLDETVALWRALWAGDTAFHGELIHFDDLPPATKPFRAGGPPIWLGGATPAALARTAKLYDGWLPYPPDPADYRSGLATIRETALREGRSAEAVTPALFVTVRVDTDEAAGRAQLDRYSRANYGMPLADLETIQAVVTGTAEQVTAGLGGYVAAGARHLVLRLGAIGLSAQREQLDAVAALVGRLADCAAWDLSMAAPIPGRDSPRPRI